A single Mytilus trossulus isolate FHL-02 chromosome 12, PNRI_Mtr1.1.1.hap1, whole genome shotgun sequence DNA region contains:
- the LOC134692989 gene encoding tetratricopeptide repeat protein 36-like — MSFDNTRISEHDKEVLDRLFNPNLPYGDVVEDNKDTSPTEEEVETEEIKQVKILEADGVKAAETGDLHKSLDLFSKAINVLPRRASGYNNRAQALRLKGDVEGAIDDLNKAIDLSNGRGQVACQAYTQRGLIYKLEGMDEESLEDFKHAASLGGQFAKQQVVAMNPYAAMCNQMLSEVFHKIKCGEM, encoded by the exons ATGTCGTTTGATAATACGCGAATTTCTGAACATGATAAAGAGGTTTTGGACAGATTGTTTAATCCAAACTTACCATACGGTGATGTAGTTGAAGACAATAAAGACACGTCACCTACTGAAG AGGAAGTTGAAACtgaagaaataaaacaagtaaAGATTCTTGAAGCAGATGGAGTAAAGGCCGCTGAAACTGGAGACCTCCACAAGTCACTGGACCTCTTCTCTAAGGCCATTAATGTATTACCAAGGAGGGCATCTGGATATAACAATAGGGCACAGGCACTCAGACTTAAAGGAGATGTTGAAG GTGCCATTGATGATTTGAATAAAGCTATTGATTTAAGTAATGGACGTGGTCAGGTGGCTTGTCAGGCCTATACACAGAGAGGACTTATCTACAAACTAGAAG GTATGGATGAAGAATCTCTAGAAGATTTTAAACATGCAGCTTCTCTGGGAGGACAGTTTGCCAAGCAGCAGGTGGTGGCCATGAATCCATATGCTGCCATGTGTAATCAGATGTTATCAGAAGTCTTTCATAAAATCAAATGTGGAGAAATGTAG